Proteins found in one Sardina pilchardus chromosome 3, fSarPil1.1, whole genome shotgun sequence genomic segment:
- the myh9b gene encoding myosin-9 isoform X1 → MSDADKFLYVDRNIVNNPLAQADWASKKLVWVPSERLGFEAGSLKEEHGDEATVELADSGKKVRINKDDIQKMNPPKFSKVEDMAELTCLNEASVLHNLKERYYSGLIYTYSGLFCVVINPYKNLPIYSEEIIEMYKGKKRHEMPPHIYAITDTAYRSMMQDREDQSILCTGESGAGKTENTKKVIQYLAHVASSHKTKKDQNSSVLSHGELEKQLLQANPILEAFGNAKTVKNDNSSRFGKFIRINFDVNGYIVGANIETYLLEKSRAIRQAKDERTFHIFYYMLTGAGDKLRSELCLEGYNNYRFLSNGNVTIPGQHDKDIFNDTMEAMRIMGIPEDEQIGLLRVISSVLQLGNMSFKKERHTDQASMPDNTAAQKVSHLMGMNVTDFTRAILSPRIKVGRDYVQKAQTQEQAEFAVEALAKATYERMFRWLVMRINKALDKTKRQGASFIGILDIAGFEIFDLNSFEQLCINYTNEKLQQLFNHTMFILEQEEYQREGIEWSFIDFGLDLQPCIDLIEKPASPPGILALLDEECWFPKATDKSFVEKVLQEQGTHPKFFKPKKLKDEADFSIIHYAGKVDYKAVEWLMKNMDPLNDNVASLLNQSTDKFVSELWKDVDHIVGLDKVAGMSELPGAFKTRKGMFRTVGQLYKEQLSKLMATLRNTNPNFVRCIIPNHEKKAGKLDPHLVLDQLRCNGVLEGIRICRQGFPNRIVFQEFRQRYEILTPNSIPKGFMDGKQACLLMIKALELDPNLYRIGQSKVFFRAGVLAHLEEERDMKITDVIISFQAWCRGFVARKAFAKRQQQLTAMRVIQRNCAAYLKLRNWQWWRLFTKVKPLLQVSRQEEEIQAKDDELKKVKEKQQFAEVQLQEMEGKQQQLNAEKMALQEQLQAEMDLCAEADEMRNRLVAKKQELEEILHDLEARVEEEEERATQLVTEKKKMQQNISDLENQLDEEEAARQKLQLEKVTMEAKLKKVEEDVMVLDDQNNKLSKEKKLMEERISEFTTNLAEEEEKSKSLQKLKNKHEAMITDLEDRLRREEKGRQELEKNRRKQEGDSAELSDQIAELQAQIAELRAQLAKKEEELQQALARIEEEAAQKNMAQKKIRELEAQLSELQEDLDLERAARTKAEKQRRDLGEELEALKTELEDTLDSTAAQQELRTKREAEVTSLKKTLDDEAKVHEVQVAEMRQKHGQAFDELNEQLEQAKRNKVSMEKAKQALESERNELQIEMQTLMQGKGDSEHRRKKAEAQVQELQVKHTESEKQRIELAERVAKMQVELDNVNGLLSDVEGKSIKATKDCSAVESQLQDVQELLQEETRQKLSFTSRLRQLEDEQNNLKEQLEEEEEAKRNVEKQLLSAHGQLAELKKKMEQEAGCLENAEEGKKRLQRDLEGVNQRLEERCTAFDKLDKTKTRLQQELDDLLVDQDHLRQIVSNLEKKQKKFDQMLAEEKSISARFAEERDRAEAEAREKETRALSLTRELETISDMKDELDRANKMLRAEMEDLVSSKDDVGKNVHELEKSKRTMDQQLEEMRTQLEELEDELQATEDAKLRLEVNMQAMKAQYERDLQGRDEMGEEKKKQLVKQVREMEMELEDERKQRSVAVAARKKMELDLKELEAAIDMANKNRDEALKQLKKLQAQMKDLLRELEDTRMSRDEILAQAKDNEKKLKSMEADMIQMSEELAAAERMKRQAQQERDELQDEINSQASKNALIAEEKRKLESRIAQLEEELEEEQCNTELVNDRLKKALLQNDQINVELTAERSTAQRLEGARSQLERQNKELKLKLQEMESTVKSKYKASITALEAKIAQLEEQLDIETRERQQASKLVRRTEKKLKEVVLQVDDERRSAEQYKDQSEKLNSRMKQLKRQLEEAEEEAQRANANRRKLQRELEDASESADAMNREVNTLKSKLRRGDLPFTMRRIVSRAGVESDDESETKSETSEPKPE, encoded by the exons ATGTCGGACGCAGACAAGTTCCTGTATGTGGACCGCAACATAGTGAACAACCCGCTGGCGCAGGCCGACTGGGCCTCCAAGAAGCTGGTGTGGGTGCCGTCGGAGCGCCTGGGCTTCGAGGCGGGCTCGCTCAAGGAGGAGCATGGCGACGAGGCCACGGTGGAGCTGGCCGACTCGGGCAAGAAGGTGCGCATCAACAAGGACGACATCCAGAAGATGAACCCGCCCAAGTTCAGCAAGGTGGAGGACATGGCCGAGCTCACCTGTCTCAACGAGGCCTCCGTGCTGCACAACCTGAAGGAGCGGTACTACTCCGGCCTCATCTAC ACATATTCTGGGCTGTTCTGTGTGGTGATCAACCCTTACAAGAACCTGCCCATCTATTCTGAAGAGATCATTGAGATGTACAAGGGCAAGAAGCGTCACGAGATGCCCCCGCACATCTACGCCATCACCGACACAGCCTACAGGAGTATGATGCAGG ACCGTGAAGACCAGTCTATTCTGTGCAC AGGCGAGTCTGGAGCCGGCAAGACTGAGAACACCAAGAAGGTCATTCAGTATCTGGCTCACGTGGCCTCCTCCCACAAGACCAAGAAAGATCAG AACAGCTCGGTCCTGTCACAT GGGGAGCTGGAGAAACAGCTGTTGCAGGCCAATCCCATCCTGGAGGCCTTCGGTAATGCCAAGACCGTCAAGAACGACAACTCTTCCCGATTT GGCAAATTCATCAGAATCAACTTTGACGTCAATGGATATATCGTGGGAGCCAACATTGAGACCT ATTTGCTGGAGAAGTCCCGTGCCATCAGGCAGGCCAAGGACGAGAGGACTTTCCACATCTTCTACTACATGCTCACAGGAGCTGGAGACAAGCTGCgct CTGAACTGTGCCTCGAGGGCTACAACAACTACCGGTTCCTGTCCAACGGCAACGTGACCATCCCCGGCCAGCATGACAAAGACATCTTCAACGACACCATGGAGGCCATGAGGATCATGGGAATCCCTGAGGACGAGCAGATCG GTCTGCTGCGGGTCATCTCGTCCGTGCTGCAGCTGGGCAACATGAGCTTCAAGAAGGAGCGCCACACGGACCAGGCCTCCATGCCGGACAACACGGCGGCGCAGAAGGTCAGCCACCTCATGGGCATGAACGTGACCGACTTCACCCGCGCCATCCTGTCGCCCCGCATCAAGGTGGGCCGCGACTACGTGCAGAAGGCCCAGACGCAGGAGCAGGCCGAGTTCGCCGTGGAGGCCCTGGCCAAGGCCACCTACGAGAGGATGTTCCGCTGGCTGGTCATGCGCATCAACAAGGCCCTGGACAAGACCAAGCGCCAGGGGGCCTCCTTCATCGGCATCCTGGACATCGCTGGCTTTGAGATCTTTGAC CTGAATTCCTTTGAGCAGCTCTGCATCAACTACACCAACGagaagctgcagcagctcttcAACCACACCATGTTCAtcctggagcaggaggagtacCAGAGGGAGGGCATCGAGTGGAGCTTCATCGACTTTGGCCTGGACCTGCAGCCCTGCATCGACCTCATTGAGAAGCCA gccagtCCCCCTGGTATCTTGGCCTTGCTGGATGAGGAGTGCTGGTTCCCCAAGGCCACGGACAAAAGCTTTGTGGAGAAGGTGCTGCAGGAACAGGGCACGCACCCCAAGTTCTTCAAGCCCAAGAAACTCAAGGACGAGGCCGACTTCAGCATCATCCATTATGCCGGAAAG GTCGACTACAAAGCGGTGGAGTGGCTGATGAAGAACATGGACCCCCTGAACGACAACGTTGCCTCTCTGCTCAACCAATCGACAGACAAGTTTGTGTCAGAGCTCTGGAAGGATG TGGATCACATTGTGGGACTGGACAAGGTGGCGGGGATGTCCGAGCTGCCAGGTGCCTTCAAGACGCGCAAGGGCATGTTCCGCACGGTGGGCCAGCTCTACAAGGAGCAGCTGTCCAAGCTCATGGCCACGCTCCGCAACACAAACCCCAACTTTGTGCGCTGCATCATCCCCAACCACGAGAAGAAG GCGGGTAAGCTGGACCCGCACCTGGTTCTGGACCAGCTGAGGTGCAATGGTGTGCTGGAGGGAATCCGTATCTGCAGACAGGGCTTCCCCAACCGCATCGTCTTCCAGGAGTTCAGGCAGAG ATACGAGATCCTCACTCCCAACTCCATCCCCAAGGGCTTCATGGATGGCAAACAGGCCTGTCTGCTTATG ATCAAAGCCCTGGAGCTGGACCCCAATCTGTACCGTATCGGTCAGAGCAAAGTGTTCTTCCGTGCCGGAGTGCTGGCCcatctggaggaggagagggacatGAAGATCACCGACGTCATCATCAGCTTCCAGGCCTGGTGCCGTGGTTTCGTGGCCCGCAA GGCGTTTGCTAAGAGACAGCAACAGCTCACTGCTATGAGGGTGATTCAGAGGAACTGCGCGGCTTACCTCAAGCTGAGAAACTGGCAGTGGTGGAGACTCTTCACCAAG GTGAAgcccctgctgcaggtgagcaggcaggaggaggagatccAGGCCAAGGACGACGAGCTGAAGAAGGTCAAGGAGAAGCAGCAGTTTGCCGAGGTGCAGCTCCAGGAGATGGAGGGCAAGCAGCAGCAG CTCAATGCCGAGAAGATGGCCCTGCAGGAGCAACTGCAGGCCGAGATGGACCTGTGTGCCGAGGCCGACGAGATGCGCAACCGGCTGGTGGCCAagaagcaggagctggaggagatctTGCACGACCTGGAGGcgcgggtggaggaggaggaggagcgcgcCACTCAGCTGGTGACCGAGAAGAAGAAGATGCAGCAGAACATCTCG GACCTGGAGAACCAgctggatgaggaggaggctgCCAGGCAGAAGCTGCAGCTGGAGAAGGTGACCATGGAGGCCAAGCTGAAGAAGGTGGAGGAAGACGTCATGGTCCTCGACGACCAGAACAACAAACTTTCGAAG GAGAAGAAGCTTATGGAAGAGAGGATCTCTGAGTTCACCACCAACcttgctgaggaggaggagaagtccAAGAGTCTGCAGAAACTGAAGAACAAGCACGAGGCCATGATCACTGATCTGGAGG ACCGCCTGCGCCGGGAGGAGAAGGGGCGTCAGGAGCTGGAGAAGAACCGGCGCAAGCAGGAGGGCGACTCCGCCGAGCTGTCCGACCAGATCGCAGAGCTGCAGGCCCAGATCGCTGAGCTCCGTGCCCAGCTGGCCAAGAAGGAAGAAGAGCTGCAGCAGGCTCTCGCCAG gattgaGGAGGAGGCTGCTCAGAAGAACATGGCCCAGAAGAAGATCCGTGAGCTGGAGGCCCAGCTGTCGGAGCTGCAGGAGGACCTGGACCTGGAGAGGGCTGCCCGCACCAAAGCTGAGAAGCAGCGTCGCGACCTGGGCGAGGAGCTGGAAGCCCTCAAGACCGAACTGGAGGACACACTGGACTCCACCGCAGCCCAGCAGGagctcag GACTAAGCGTGAGGCTGAGGTGACCAGCCTGAAGAAGACCCTGGATGACGAGGCCAAGGTGCACGAGGTCCAGGTGGCCGAGATGAGGCAGAAACACGGCCAGGCCTTCGATGAGCTCAATGAGCAGCTGGAGCAGGCCAAgagg AACAAGGTCTCTATGGAGAAGGCCAAGCAGGCCCTGGAGAGTGAGCGCAACGAGCTGCAGATCGAGATGCAGACGCTGATGCAGGGCAAGGGCGACTCGGAGCACCGGCGCAAGAAGGCCGAGGCTCAGGTGCAGGAGCTGCAGGTGAAGCACACCGAGAGCGAGAAGCAAAGGATCGAGCTGGCCGAGAGGGTGGCCAAAATGCAG GTGGAGCTGGACAATGTGAATGGACTCCTGAGCGATGTTGAGGGCAAATCCATCAAGGCAACCAAGGACTGCTCCGCTGTAGAGTCTCAACTGCAGGATGTTCAG GAACTGCTCCAGGAGGAGACGCGGCAGAAGTTGTCCTTCACCAGCCGCTTGCGTCAGCTGGAGGATGAGCAGAACAACCTGAAGGAGcagctggaggaagaggaggaggccaaGAGGAACGTGGAGAAGCAGCTGCTCAGTGCACACGGCCAG CTGGCAGAActgaagaagaagatggagcAGGAGGCCGGTTGCCTTGAGAACGCCGAGGAGGGCAAGAAGCGTCTGCAGCGCGACCTGGAAGGGGTCAACCAGCGCCTGGAGGAGAGGTGCACCGCCTTCGACAAACTGGACAAGACCAAGACCCGGCTGCAGCAAGAGCTGGACGATCTGCTGGTCGACCAGGACCACCTCCGCCAGATCGTCTCCAACCtggagaagaagcagaagaagttCGACCAG atgcTGGCTGAGGAGAAGTCCATCTCTGCACGCTTCGCTGAGGAGCGTGACCGCGCCGAGGCCGAGGCCCGGGAGAAGGAGACGCGTGCTCTGTCTCTGACCCGCGAGCTGGAGACCATCAGCGACATGAAGGACGAGCTGGACCGCGCCAACAAAATGCTCCGCGCCGAGATGGAGGACCTGGTCTCCTCTAAGGATGACGTCGGCAAGAAT GTCCATGAGCTGGAGAAGTCCAAGCGCACCATGGaccagcagctggaggagatgCGCACtcagctggaggagctggaggacgagCTGCAGGCCACCGAGGACGCCAAGCTCAGGCTGGAGGTCAACATGCAGGCCATGAAGGCTCAGTACGAGAGAGACCTGCAGGGCCGCGACGAGATGggcgaggagaagaagaagcagctgGTCAAACAG GTGCgtgagatggagatggagctgGAGGACGAGAGGAAGCAGCGCTCTGTTGCCGTGGCAGCACGCAAGAAGATGGAGCTGGACTTGAAGGAACTGGAGGCCGCCATTGACATGGCCAACAAGAACCGTGACGAGGCCCTCAAACAGCTCAAGAAACTCCAG gccCAGATGAAGGACCTTCTGCGTGAGCTGGAGGACACTCGCATGTCCAGAGACGAGATCCTGGCCCAGGCTAAGGACAACGAGAAGAAGCTCAAGAGCATGGAGGCCGACATGATCCAGATGAGTGAG GAACTGGCAGCTGCAGAGCGCATGAAGAGACAGGCCCAGCAGGAGAGGGACGAGCTGCAGGACGAGATCAACAGCCAGGCCAGCAAGAA cgcCCTGattgcagaggagaagaggaaactgGAGTCTCGCATTGCCCAGTTggaggaggagttggaggaggagcagTGCAACACCGAGCTGGTCAACGACCGCCTCAAGAAGGCCCTGCTGCAG AACGACCAGATCAACGTGGAGCTGACGGCCGAGCGCAGTACCGCCCAGCGCCTGGAGGGGGCGCGCTCCCAGCTTGAGAGGCAGAACAAGGAGCTGAAGCTGAAGCTGCAGGAGATGGAGAGCACCGTCAAGAGCAAGTACAAGGCCAGCATCACCGCCCTGGAGGCCAAGATCGcccagctggaggagcagctcGACATCGAGACCCG agagagacagcaggccTCCAAGCTGGTGCGGCGCACGGAGAAGaagctgaaggaggtggtccTGCAGGTGGATGACGAGCGACGTAGCGCTGAGCAGTACAAGGACCAG TCGGAGAAGCTGAACTCGCGCATGAAGCAGCTGAAGCGTCagctggaggaggctgaggaggaggcGCAGAGAGCCAACGCCAACCGCAGGAAGCTCCAGAGGGAGCTGGAGGATGCCTCCGAGTCTGCCGATGCCATGAACCGCGAAGTCAACACCCTGAAGAGCaagctcag GCGAGGGGACCTGCCCTTCACCATGAGGCGCATCGTGAGCCGTGCCGGCGTGGAGAGCGACGATGAGAGCGAGACCAAGAGCGAGACCTCGGAGCCCAAGCCTGAGTGA